The proteins below are encoded in one region of Pseudonocardia sp. DSM 110487:
- a CDS encoding carbohydrate ABC transporter permease codes for MTRERIRLGIAVAVTAVYLLPVYWMLNTSFKQQADVFARPPALVPVPPTLAAYQTAVFGDPDIARGLVNTFVIATGTTVLTLVVAVPAAYGLARLRIRWVTPALLLFLAVQMIPAVNLALPMFVLFGRVGLVNTYAGLIIANCSLSIPLAITIMRPYFLSVPGEVLEAARVDGCTTFGAFVRVALPVSIPGVITMAVVSFLGAWGEFVFGLALATGDELQPVSVVIAKLTNAFGTRWNELMAVSAVVAVPVIVLFVLLQRYIVAGLTDGATKG; via the coding sequence ATGACGCGCGAGCGGATCCGGCTCGGCATCGCCGTCGCCGTGACGGCGGTGTACCTGCTGCCCGTCTACTGGATGCTCAACACGTCGTTCAAGCAGCAGGCCGACGTCTTCGCGAGGCCGCCCGCGCTCGTGCCCGTGCCCCCGACGCTCGCGGCCTACCAGACCGCGGTGTTCGGCGACCCGGACATCGCCCGCGGCCTGGTCAACACGTTCGTCATCGCGACCGGCACCACGGTGCTCACGCTGGTCGTGGCGGTCCCGGCGGCGTACGGGCTCGCCCGCCTGCGCATCCGGTGGGTCACGCCCGCGCTGCTGCTCTTCCTGGCCGTGCAGATGATCCCGGCGGTCAACCTCGCGCTGCCCATGTTCGTGCTCTTCGGGCGGGTGGGGCTGGTCAACACCTACGCGGGGCTGATCATCGCGAACTGCTCGCTCTCCATCCCCCTCGCGATCACGATCATGCGGCCGTACTTCCTGTCGGTCCCCGGCGAGGTCCTCGAGGCCGCGCGCGTGGACGGCTGCACGACGTTCGGCGCGTTCGTCCGCGTGGCCCTGCCGGTCAGCATCCCCGGCGTGATCACGATGGCGGTTGTCAGCTTCCTCGGCGCGTGGGGCGAGTTCGTGTTCGGCCTCGCGCTCGCGACCGGCGACGAGCTGCAGCCGGTGAGCGTGGTGATCGCGAAGCTCACCAACGCGTTCGGCACCCGGTGGAACGAGCTCATGGCCGTGTCCGCTGTGGTTGCCGTGCCGGTGATCGTGCTGTTCGTGCTGCTCCAGCGTTACATCGTGGCCGGTCTGACCGACGGTGCCACAAAGGGTTAG
- a CDS encoding FadR/GntR family transcriptional regulator: MAEKRVKNPIYREAQARLRDFITEAGLGPGDRLPSESALAERLGVSRLSLREATRSLQTLGVIEARHGNGLFVSAFSFRPLIEQLPYGLAAAGTALEEILTAREAMELGLMPAVARLNPQVELAECARLADEMTALEARGKPITEVDKRFHLVLYRALGNPLVDNLIEVFWELFTRLGDSIPVPPEGGRGAVHLRIIRALQSGDAGESIAAMQQHFDDIRERAALLRTPESDAG, encoded by the coding sequence ATGGCTGAGAAACGGGTCAAGAACCCGATCTACCGCGAGGCACAGGCCCGGCTGCGGGACTTCATCACCGAGGCCGGGCTCGGCCCGGGGGACCGGTTGCCGTCCGAGTCCGCGCTCGCGGAGCGGCTCGGCGTGAGCCGGCTGTCGCTGCGCGAGGCCACGCGCAGCCTGCAGACCCTCGGCGTCATCGAGGCCCGGCACGGCAACGGCCTGTTCGTCTCGGCGTTCTCCTTCCGCCCGCTGATCGAGCAGCTGCCCTACGGGCTCGCCGCGGCCGGCACTGCCTTGGAGGAGATCCTCACCGCGCGCGAGGCGATGGAGCTCGGCCTGATGCCGGCGGTCGCGCGGCTGAACCCGCAGGTCGAGCTCGCCGAGTGCGCCCGGCTCGCCGACGAGATGACCGCGCTCGAGGCGCGCGGGAAGCCGATCACCGAGGTCGACAAGCGGTTCCACCTGGTGCTCTACCGGGCGCTGGGCAACCCGCTCGTCGACAACCTCATCGAGGTCTTCTGGGAGCTGTTCACGCGGCTCGGCGACTCGATCCCGGTGCCGCCCGAGGGCGGACGCGGGGCGGTGCACCTGCGGATCATTCGTGCGCTGCAGTCCGGCGACGCGGGCGAGAGCATCGCGGCGATGCAGCAGCACTTCGACGACATCCGGGAGCGCGCCGCCCTGCTGCGTACCCCGGAATCGGATGCGGGCTGA
- a CDS encoding sensor histidine kinase — protein MRASIARWADPLLAVAALAVVATAVVIEDGPPDRPVLVAIGLCVALCAPLALRRRAPLAVLGVCLVAAAAHQGLGYPPEPAMLPVLVALYTVAGTRALPRVAGLVGAVLVAVVALIGWRARSSPQELLGAVSWIALAVALGEGTRARDSYLAAAAERAERAEAARAAETQRRISEERLRIAWDLHDLLSHSISLINVQASVATHVARAGGAARDDLVAALATIAEESRTSMAELRAALGVLRTSDGAEDERSPAPGLDRLDELVAGAAARGVEVAVSTTGRARALPPAVDVTAYRVVQEALTNVARHAPGSRARLEIGYGDEVVSVEVFDDGHGSTDAGAPGTGHGLRGMAERVAAVGGRLDTGPRPGGGFMVCAELPTEGR, from the coding sequence ATGCGGGCGTCGATCGCACGGTGGGCGGACCCGCTGCTCGCCGTGGCCGCACTGGCGGTGGTGGCCACCGCGGTCGTGATCGAGGACGGGCCACCCGATCGGCCGGTTCTCGTCGCAATCGGGCTGTGCGTCGCCCTCTGTGCGCCGCTCGCCCTTCGGCGGCGTGCACCGCTGGCCGTGCTGGGCGTTTGCCTCGTCGCCGCCGCCGCCCACCAGGGCCTTGGCTACCCGCCCGAGCCGGCGATGCTCCCCGTGCTGGTCGCGCTCTACACGGTTGCGGGGACGCGCGCGCTGCCGCGGGTCGCGGGGCTGGTCGGTGCCGTTCTCGTGGCGGTCGTTGCGCTCATCGGGTGGCGTGCCCGGTCGAGCCCGCAGGAGCTGTTGGGCGCCGTGAGCTGGATCGCCCTGGCCGTAGCGCTCGGCGAGGGAACCCGGGCGCGCGACTCGTATCTCGCGGCGGCGGCCGAGCGCGCCGAACGCGCGGAAGCGGCGCGCGCCGCCGAGACCCAGCGCCGGATCTCCGAGGAGCGGCTGCGCATCGCATGGGATCTGCACGATCTGCTGTCCCACAGCATCTCGCTGATCAACGTGCAGGCCTCCGTGGCCACGCACGTCGCGCGGGCCGGCGGCGCCGCTCGCGACGACCTCGTCGCGGCGCTCGCCACCATCGCCGAGGAGTCGCGCACGAGCATGGCCGAGCTCAGGGCGGCGCTCGGAGTCCTGCGGACTTCCGACGGGGCCGAGGACGAGCGGTCGCCGGCACCGGGTCTGGACCGGCTCGACGAGCTGGTGGCCGGGGCCGCGGCGCGGGGGGTCGAGGTCGCGGTGAGCACCACGGGGCGGGCCAGAGCGCTGCCGCCCGCGGTCGACGTCACGGCCTACCGGGTGGTGCAGGAGGCGCTCACGAATGTGGCCCGGCACGCGCCCGGTTCGCGCGCACGGCTCGAGATCGGGTACGGCGACGAGGTGGTGAGCGTGGAAGTGTTCGACGACGGGCATGGCTCAACGGACGCCGGGGCTCCCGGGACCGGTCACGGGCTGCGGGGGATGGCCGAGCGGGTCGCCGCGGTCGGGGGCCGGCTGGACACCGGCCCGCGTCCCGGAGGCGGCTTCATGGTGTGCGCGGAGCTCCCGACGGAGGGCCGATGA
- a CDS encoding carbohydrate ABC transporter permease — MTAVLERTRTPAPAHRPRRRAGNRADQLFLLPAVLFVAVTVVYPLVYSVLQAFQDVGLREVIRGGAEWVGFANFANQFGRAEFWQALWLSLVYTVGTVVLTYVGGLALALLFVHRFAGRNVMRALLMLAWILPTVVGANVWRWLLDGSYGLLNAVLRGLGLIEGDVFWLGQPGPALVSVIAATAWSFAPFAMILLVAGLQGVPTMLYEAARIDGASAWQQFRHVTLPALRPVSVTVMLLIFIFAFKTFDTIYLMTRGGPGGATLTLPLYAFQEAFEFRRYDTAAVATTVMLLVPLVLSIFYFRSLRREETA, encoded by the coding sequence ATGACCGCGGTTCTCGAGCGCACCCGCACGCCGGCGCCGGCCCACCGGCCGCGCCGGCGCGCGGGTAACCGCGCTGACCAGCTGTTCCTGCTGCCCGCGGTGCTGTTCGTCGCCGTCACGGTGGTGTATCCGCTGGTCTACAGCGTGCTGCAGGCGTTCCAGGACGTCGGCCTCAGGGAGGTCATCAGGGGCGGCGCCGAGTGGGTGGGGTTCGCCAACTTCGCCAACCAGTTCGGTCGCGCCGAGTTCTGGCAGGCCCTGTGGCTGTCGCTGGTCTACACCGTCGGCACCGTGGTGCTGACCTACGTCGGCGGCCTCGCCCTCGCGCTGCTGTTCGTCCACCGGTTCGCGGGCCGCAACGTGATGCGGGCGCTGCTGATGCTGGCGTGGATCCTGCCGACGGTGGTAGGTGCGAACGTGTGGCGCTGGCTGCTCGACGGCTCCTACGGGCTGCTCAACGCGGTGCTGCGCGGCCTCGGCCTCATCGAGGGCGATGTCTTCTGGCTCGGCCAGCCCGGCCCGGCGCTGGTGTCGGTGATCGCGGCCACCGCGTGGAGCTTCGCGCCGTTCGCGATGATCCTGCTGGTCGCGGGCCTGCAGGGGGTTCCGACGATGCTGTACGAGGCAGCGCGCATCGATGGCGCCTCGGCCTGGCAGCAGTTCCGGCACGTCACGCTTCCCGCGCTGCGGCCGGTCAGCGTCACGGTGATGCTGCTGATCTTCATCTTCGCCTTCAAGACGTTCGACACCATCTACCTCATGACGCGGGGCGGCCCGGGCGGCGCCACGCTCACCCTGCCGCTCTACGCCTTCCAGGAGGCGTTCGAGTTCCGCCGCTACGACACCGCCGCGGTGGCCACCACCGTCATGCTGCTGGTGCCGCTGGTGCTGTCGATCTTCTACTTCCGGTCGCTGCGCAGGGAGGAGACAGCATGA
- a CDS encoding DUF58 domain-containing protein: MTAPDFPAPDFTAAERALRVQELAIRRRLDGILNGDRIGRRTGPGSELGEVRPYRPAQDDVRRMDWNVTARVGEPHVRASIAEPDLTTWVLVDASASMDFGTAVMEKRDLAVAVVAAVLALTDRPGNRLGVRLVGGTAPRTFPPRAGRPAARLLLRELLAAPRTPHGAGPGLDLATALERLHREQRRPGLRVVVSDLLPRTPDERMAWVVPLRRLAARHDVVAVEVTDRREAVLPDVGPLTLVDPESGRTTRVRTGDRRLRERYARAVAEHRAATAFALRTAGADHVVLRTDRDWVGDVARFLAVRRRTARHRRSVR; encoded by the coding sequence ATGACGGCTCCGGATTTCCCGGCGCCGGATTTCACGGCGGCGGAGCGCGCGCTGCGCGTCCAGGAGCTCGCGATCCGCCGCCGCCTCGACGGCATCCTGAACGGGGACCGGATCGGCCGCCGCACCGGACCCGGTAGCGAGCTCGGCGAGGTGCGGCCCTACCGGCCCGCGCAGGACGACGTCCGGCGCATGGACTGGAACGTCACCGCCCGCGTCGGCGAGCCCCACGTGCGCGCGAGCATCGCAGAGCCGGACCTCACGACCTGGGTGCTCGTCGACGCCTCGGCAAGCATGGACTTCGGCACGGCCGTGATGGAGAAGCGCGATCTCGCCGTCGCGGTCGTGGCCGCGGTGCTCGCGCTCACCGATCGGCCCGGCAACCGGCTCGGCGTCCGGCTCGTCGGCGGGACAGCCCCGCGCACGTTCCCGCCCCGCGCCGGGCGCCCGGCCGCGCGCCTCCTGCTGCGCGAACTACTCGCGGCGCCCCGCACACCGCACGGGGCCGGTCCCGGCCTCGACCTCGCCACCGCGTTGGAGCGGCTGCACCGCGAGCAGCGCAGGCCAGGGCTTCGGGTGGTGGTGTCGGACCTGCTGCCGCGCACCCCCGACGAGCGCATGGCGTGGGTCGTGCCGCTGCGGCGGCTCGCCGCGCGGCACGACGTCGTCGCCGTGGAGGTGACCGACCGGCGGGAGGCTGTGCTCCCCGACGTCGGGCCGCTCACCCTCGTCGACCCGGAGTCAGGGCGTACGACACGGGTGCGCACGGGCGACCGCAGGCTGCGCGAGCGCTACGCACGCGCCGTGGCCGAGCACCGCGCGGCCACGGCGTTCGCGCTGCGCACGGCGGGCGCCGACCACGTGGTGCTGCGCACCGACCGCGACTGGGTCGGCGACGTGGCCCGCTTCCTCGCGGTGCGCCGCCGCACCGCCCGACACCGCAGGAGCGTGCGATGA
- a CDS encoding nuclear transport factor 2 family protein, producing the protein MPASDEPAAVLTRLLHAIDDVDWDGVRACLADEVRTDYSELFGGEPESLPADELVERWKGLVPGFDATQHMTGPCLVEERDGGLVAQTHVRAYHRIGSGDDAAVWGVHGHYVVPLVRTADGWRIGGITLRMFYQEGDTGLPAKAAERAGVSPRVARTRT; encoded by the coding sequence GTGCCCGCATCCGATGAACCCGCCGCCGTGCTCACCCGCCTGCTCCACGCGATCGACGACGTCGACTGGGACGGGGTGCGCGCCTGCCTCGCCGACGAGGTGCGCACCGACTACTCCGAGCTCTTCGGTGGGGAGCCGGAGTCGCTGCCCGCCGACGAGCTGGTCGAGCGCTGGAAGGGCCTCGTGCCGGGCTTCGACGCCACCCAGCACATGACAGGGCCGTGCCTGGTGGAGGAGCGCGACGGCGGGCTCGTGGCGCAGACCCACGTGCGCGCCTACCACCGGATCGGCAGCGGCGACGACGCAGCCGTGTGGGGCGTGCACGGGCACTACGTGGTGCCGCTCGTGCGCACGGCCGACGGCTGGCGGATCGGCGGGATCACCCTGCGGATGTTCTACCAGGAGGGCGACACCGGCCTGCCCGCGAAGGCCGCGGAGCGGGCCGGGGTGTCACCCCGGGTGGCCCGCACGCGAACTTAG
- a CDS encoding dihydrodipicolinate synthase family protein, protein MLEIWAATPTPFTPDGKLALDVVAAQAAHLHATGVAGAFVGGTTGEFAAMDAAERQSLAEAWQDARPSGLKLGVHVGHTDLAQAQQLAAHAESCGADLIGAVGPYYGDAPTLDALVAHLAAIAAAAPGTPFGFYHIPSMTGSRFRPSEVVAALAAAAPTTGAVKFTDGDLLEYDRTRAAAPGIDAYFGRDELLPAGLACGVDKVIGSLYNGMAPLAHAVAAAFRRGEPAEAYRLHAPFREVARVANANGGIGFLKALMNALGPDAGPARSPYGRLDDASAALVGELAAAVRAALEGVDG, encoded by the coding sequence ATGCTCGAGATCTGGGCCGCCACGCCGACCCCGTTCACGCCGGACGGGAAGCTGGCCCTCGACGTCGTCGCGGCGCAGGCCGCACACCTGCACGCCACCGGCGTGGCGGGCGCGTTCGTCGGCGGGACGACGGGCGAGTTCGCGGCCATGGACGCGGCCGAGCGGCAGTCGCTGGCAGAGGCGTGGCAGGACGCCCGCCCCTCCGGCTTGAAGCTGGGCGTGCACGTGGGGCACACCGACCTCGCGCAGGCGCAGCAGCTCGCCGCGCACGCCGAGTCCTGCGGGGCCGACCTGATCGGGGCAGTCGGCCCGTACTACGGCGACGCTCCGACCCTCGACGCGCTGGTGGCGCACCTCGCCGCGATCGCGGCGGCGGCGCCGGGCACACCGTTCGGCTTCTACCACATCCCGAGCATGACCGGCTCGCGTTTCCGGCCGTCCGAGGTGGTCGCGGCGCTCGCCGCGGCGGCGCCGACCACGGGCGCCGTGAAGTTCACCGATGGCGACCTGCTCGAGTACGACCGCACCCGCGCGGCCGCTCCGGGGATCGACGCGTACTTCGGACGGGACGAGCTGCTGCCCGCCGGGCTGGCCTGCGGTGTCGACAAGGTGATCGGCAGCCTCTACAACGGCATGGCTCCCCTGGCACATGCGGTCGCAGCCGCGTTTCGCCGCGGCGAGCCTGCCGAGGCCTACCGGCTGCACGCGCCGTTCCGCGAGGTGGCGAGGGTCGCGAACGCGAACGGCGGGATCGGGTTCCTCAAGGCGCTGATGAACGCGCTAGGCCCGGACGCGGGCCCGGCGCGGTCGCCGTACGGCCGCCTGGACGACGCTTCCGCTGCTTTGGTGGGCGAGCTGGCCGCTGCCGTGCGTGCGGCGCTGGAGGGCGTCGATGGCTGA
- a CDS encoding VWA domain-containing protein produces MRFLAPGWLALLAAVAVLIVAYVVVQRRRSRYAVRFAALPLLERVMPREPGWRRHVPAVAFLLTVAGLVLGMARPVMEVQVPRERATIVVAVDVSMSMGAQDVAPSRIAAAVTAAREFVAELPEAFPVGLVLFSGTSAVTVPPTPDRAAVTAAFDRISLGPGTAIGDAVLASLDAVRGSDAGAAPPPARVVLLSDGANTTGTPIPDAAAEAAAAGVPVSTIAYGTPTGTATIDGDSVRVPADVEALAGLAEGSGGLAYRAETAAELEAVYADIGSSIGFRTEEREVTSAVLALALLTAFAAAAGSLAWFSRLP; encoded by the coding sequence ATGAGGTTTCTCGCCCCCGGGTGGCTCGCGCTGCTGGCCGCGGTCGCCGTGCTGATCGTCGCGTACGTCGTGGTGCAGCGCCGCCGGAGCCGCTACGCCGTGCGCTTCGCGGCGCTCCCCCTGCTCGAGCGGGTGATGCCGCGCGAGCCCGGCTGGCGCAGGCACGTGCCGGCCGTCGCGTTCCTGCTGACGGTCGCCGGTCTCGTGCTCGGCATGGCCCGGCCGGTGATGGAGGTCCAGGTGCCGCGGGAGCGGGCCACGATCGTCGTCGCCGTGGACGTGTCGATGTCGATGGGTGCCCAGGACGTCGCCCCGTCCCGGATCGCCGCCGCGGTGACCGCGGCACGGGAGTTCGTGGCGGAACTGCCAGAGGCGTTCCCGGTGGGTCTGGTGCTCTTCTCCGGCACGAGCGCGGTGACCGTGCCGCCGACGCCCGACCGCGCCGCGGTGACGGCGGCGTTCGACCGGATCTCGCTCGGCCCCGGCACCGCCATCGGTGACGCGGTGCTCGCCTCGCTCGACGCGGTGCGCGGCTCGGACGCCGGCGCCGCGCCTCCCCCGGCCAGGGTCGTCCTGCTCTCCGACGGCGCCAACACCACGGGCACCCCGATCCCGGACGCGGCCGCCGAGGCCGCCGCGGCGGGCGTCCCGGTTTCGACCATCGCCTACGGCACTCCCACCGGCACCGCCACCATCGACGGCGACAGCGTGCGGGTGCCCGCCGACGTCGAGGCGCTGGCAGGGCTCGCCGAAGGCAGCGGCGGTCTCGCCTACCGAGCCGAGACCGCCGCCGAGCTGGAGGCCGTGTACGCCGACATCGGCTCGTCGATCGGGTTCCGCACGGAGGAGCGCGAGGTCACGAGCGCCGTGCTCGCGTTGGCGCTGCTCACCGCCTTCGCCGCGGCCGCCGGCTCGCTGGCCTGGTTCTCCCGATTGCCGTGA
- a CDS encoding helix-turn-helix domain-containing protein: MIEWPGMRSEYSWLPPHREPTVTRPHQVGVSFSAHSRQEFESGGRALRTDIRAGAVFVTGEDGITWGGVDGTTEALEIYPDPGLVRRVATDAPSIENALGVRDAVVYGMATLVRRAHVVGGNLTDVEASTIAHRLVAHVVRAYGDGGAPVAPAVGALDRRTVDRVTDYVDADLTATITLDAMAGVAALSPFHFARAFKATTGLAPHRFVTARRLETAKAALLTSDASVVRVAHSVGFSNVSHFRRVFRREFGVAPGELRR; the protein is encoded by the coding sequence GTGATCGAGTGGCCGGGCATGCGCTCGGAGTACTCCTGGCTGCCCCCGCACCGCGAACCGACCGTCACGCGGCCCCACCAGGTCGGCGTGTCGTTCTCCGCGCACAGCCGCCAGGAGTTCGAGTCCGGCGGGCGGGCCCTGCGGACGGACATCCGGGCCGGCGCCGTGTTCGTCACCGGCGAGGACGGCATCACGTGGGGCGGGGTGGACGGCACGACGGAGGCCCTCGAGATCTACCCGGATCCCGGGCTGGTGCGCCGCGTCGCCACGGACGCGCCGAGCATCGAGAACGCGCTCGGCGTGCGCGACGCCGTGGTGTACGGAATGGCCACCCTCGTCAGGAGGGCGCACGTCGTGGGCGGGAACCTCACCGACGTCGAGGCCAGCACGATCGCCCACCGCCTGGTCGCCCACGTGGTGCGTGCCTACGGCGACGGTGGCGCACCGGTCGCTCCCGCGGTCGGGGCGCTGGACCGGCGGACGGTCGACCGGGTCACGGACTACGTCGACGCCGACCTGACCGCGACGATCACACTCGACGCGATGGCGGGCGTCGCCGCGCTCAGCCCGTTCCACTTCGCCCGGGCGTTCAAGGCGACCACGGGGCTCGCGCCGCACCGGTTCGTCACCGCAAGGAGGCTGGAGACGGCGAAGGCGGCGCTGCTGACGTCGGACGCGAGCGTCGTGCGGGTGGCGCACTCGGTCGGGTTCTCGAACGTGAGTCACTTCCGTCGGGTGTTCCGCCGGGAGTTCGGGGTCGCTCCGGGGGAGCTGCGGCGCTGA
- a CDS encoding dihydrodipicolinate synthase family protein, with amino-acid sequence MESLTASALHGVWATVLLPIRDDESIDFDRLAVALDRVLASGVHGIYTNGTAGEFHTLTEAEYDRLHALVAERCTAAGMPFQLGASHPSGQLSLERIARAADLRPCAIQVVLPDWLPLGPDEVLASVERMAAVADGVPLVLYNPPYAKTQIPPELFGKLADEVPALIGVKVPGGDDAWYTRMADAVGGRLAIFVAGHTLASGYARGAAGAYSNVACLSPAGAARWYALITSDLPAALAFEERLRGFLDAHIGPLGRAGHSDPALDKTLAAIGGWAPIGTRVRWPHRSVDEVAVPALRAAAEAAVPELFIGP; translated from the coding sequence GTGGAGTCGCTGACCGCGTCCGCGCTGCACGGCGTATGGGCCACCGTGCTGCTGCCGATCCGGGACGACGAGAGCATCGACTTCGACCGGCTCGCCGTCGCGCTCGACCGGGTGCTCGCCTCCGGCGTGCACGGCATCTACACCAACGGGACCGCGGGTGAGTTCCACACGCTCACCGAGGCCGAGTACGACCGGCTGCACGCGCTCGTCGCGGAGCGCTGCACCGCGGCGGGCATGCCGTTCCAGCTCGGGGCGAGCCACCCCAGCGGGCAGCTGTCCCTCGAGCGGATCGCCCGCGCCGCCGACCTGCGCCCTTGCGCGATCCAGGTGGTGCTGCCCGACTGGTTGCCGCTCGGACCCGACGAGGTGCTCGCGTCCGTCGAGCGCATGGCCGCCGTGGCCGACGGGGTGCCGCTGGTGCTCTACAACCCGCCTTACGCGAAGACGCAGATCCCGCCTGAGCTGTTCGGGAAGCTCGCCGACGAGGTCCCGGCGCTGATCGGCGTGAAGGTGCCCGGCGGCGACGACGCCTGGTACACGCGGATGGCCGACGCGGTGGGCGGCCGCCTCGCGATCTTCGTGGCGGGCCACACGCTGGCCTCCGGGTACGCCCGCGGCGCTGCGGGTGCGTACTCGAACGTGGCCTGCCTCAGCCCGGCCGGTGCCGCCCGCTGGTACGCGCTGATCACCAGCGACCTGCCCGCCGCGCTGGCGTTCGAGGAGCGGCTGCGCGGCTTCCTCGACGCCCACATCGGCCCGCTCGGCCGCGCCGGCCACTCCGATCCCGCGCTCGACAAGACCCTCGCCGCGATCGGCGGCTGGGCCCCGATCGGCACGCGCGTCCGCTGGCCGCACCGGTCGGTCGACGAGGTGGCGGTCCCGGCACTGCGGGCCGCTGCGGAGGCTGCCGTCCCGGAGCTGTTCATCGGCCCGTGA
- a CDS encoding response regulator transcription factor — protein sequence MTIRVLLADDQTLVRSAFALLVGSAPDMDVVAQAADGREAVALTRESRPDVVVMDIRMPELDGIAACRLIADDEDLATARVLVLTTFETDENVFRAIRAGASGFLAKDTRPEHLLDAIRTVAAGDSLLSPRATRALIARVLRVPDPLPPPDGAVARLTDREREVLTLAAHGLTNQEIADALVLSPLTAKTHVHRIMGKVNARDRVQLVILAYESGLVRPAD from the coding sequence ATGACGATTCGGGTGCTGCTCGCCGATGACCAGACGTTGGTGCGCAGCGCCTTCGCGCTGCTCGTCGGTTCCGCACCGGACATGGACGTGGTGGCGCAGGCGGCAGACGGCCGCGAAGCCGTCGCGCTGACGCGGGAGAGCCGGCCCGACGTCGTGGTGATGGACATCCGGATGCCCGAGCTGGACGGGATCGCGGCATGCCGGCTGATCGCCGACGACGAGGATCTCGCTACGGCGCGCGTGCTGGTGCTGACCACGTTCGAGACCGACGAGAACGTGTTCCGGGCGATCCGCGCGGGTGCGAGCGGATTCCTGGCGAAGGACACCCGCCCCGAGCACCTGCTCGATGCGATCCGGACGGTTGCCGCGGGTGACTCGCTGCTGTCGCCCCGGGCGACGCGGGCCCTGATCGCCCGGGTGCTGCGGGTGCCCGACCCGCTCCCGCCGCCGGACGGCGCGGTGGCCCGACTGACCGACCGCGAGCGTGAGGTGCTCACCCTCGCCGCCCACGGCCTGACCAACCAGGAGATCGCCGACGCCCTCGTCCTGAGCCCGCTGACGGCCAAGACCCACGTTCACCGGATCATGGGCAAGGTCAACGCCCGCGATCGGGTGCAGCTGGTCATACTGGCGTACGAGTCTGGGCTCGTCCGCCCTGCGGACTAG
- a CDS encoding alpha/beta hydrolase produces the protein MTEPRPLQLFTGGTSLAATLHRSVPDLVEPQPTIVISGSWLTVKEQMADLYAARLAQRGYTVVTFDFAGFGASDGAPRQAELPARKIDDMITATRAVSTLSFVRPGAIGYLAVCASAQYAVRAIAAGAPIDAFASVAGWYHDARTVAPFYGGDDGVALRLERGEEALAAYQRTGEVRTVPAYEAGNDRAGMFFELDYYGSPKRGAVSNWVNEMAELSWVYWLTFDGLSAARQVRVPSLFVHGDGCVLPENLRAVAGNVAGPAETVWAEGTQIDFYDQDPQVTLAVDAVDAHFRAHLAGTSG, from the coding sequence GTGACCGAACCCCGTCCCCTCCAGCTCTTCACGGGTGGCACGTCGCTGGCCGCCACCCTCCACCGCAGCGTTCCCGACCTCGTCGAGCCGCAGCCCACCATCGTCATCAGCGGCTCGTGGCTGACCGTCAAGGAGCAGATGGCCGACCTGTACGCGGCCCGCCTCGCGCAGCGCGGGTACACCGTCGTCACGTTCGACTTCGCGGGCTTCGGCGCCAGCGACGGCGCGCCGCGGCAGGCGGAGCTGCCCGCCCGCAAGATCGACGACATGATCACCGCGACCCGGGCGGTGTCGACGCTGTCCTTCGTGCGGCCGGGCGCGATCGGGTACCTCGCGGTCTGCGCGAGCGCGCAGTACGCGGTGCGCGCGATCGCGGCCGGAGCGCCGATCGACGCATTCGCGAGCGTGGCGGGTTGGTACCACGACGCGCGGACCGTGGCACCGTTCTACGGCGGCGACGACGGCGTCGCACTCCGGCTGGAGCGCGGGGAGGAGGCGCTCGCGGCCTACCAGCGCACCGGCGAGGTCCGCACGGTCCCGGCGTACGAAGCCGGGAACGACCGGGCCGGGATGTTCTTCGAGCTGGACTACTACGGCTCGCCCAAGCGGGGCGCCGTGTCGAACTGGGTGAACGAGATGGCCGAGCTCAGCTGGGTGTACTGGTTGACGTTCGACGGGCTGTCGGCGGCGCGGCAGGTGCGCGTGCCCAGCCTGTTCGTGCACGGCGACGGCTGCGTGCTGCCGGAGAACCTTCGTGCGGTGGCCGGAAATGTCGCAGGCCCCGCTGAGACGGTGTGGGCCGAGGGCACACAGATCGACTTCTACGACCAGGACCCGCAGGTGACGCTCGCGGTGGACGCGGTGGACGCCCACTTCCGCGCCCACCTGGCGGGGACCTCGGGCTAG